One genomic window of Candidatus Pseudobacter hemicellulosilyticus includes the following:
- a CDS encoding HD domain-containing protein codes for MDIQCTEKELFVFKKIAHAAAELSMPCYVIGGFVRDKLLGRATKDADIVCVGDGIVLANKVADRFQPRPTVSFFKNFGTAQIKIEDWEIEFVGARKESYRYHSRNPEVSPGTLKDDQDRRDFTINALAISLNETDYGKLLDPFQGLADLEKKLIRTPLDPAQTFSDDPLRMMRAIRFACQLQFTIEPAVFQSIKDNKDRIKIISQERITDELNKILASTRPSIGLDLLYQSGLLQLIFPALVDLAGAEYIDGHGHKDNFYHTLQVVDNIADNTRDLWLRWAALLHDIAKPATKKFEPGHGWTFHGHEVVGARMVPKIFNKLKLPLNEKMRLVKKLVELHLRPISLTKENITDSAIRRLLFDAGDDIESLMLLCEADITSKNKQKVKRYLDNFELVRERLKAVEEKDRIRNWQPPVTGEMIMEIFGLSPCKTVGDLKNAIREAILDGEIPNEYTAAYNYMMKKADEMGLQPVR; via the coding sequence ATGGATATTCAATGTACTGAAAAGGAGTTGTTCGTATTTAAGAAGATCGCGCATGCAGCGGCTGAGCTTAGTATGCCCTGTTATGTGATCGGGGGCTTTGTACGGGACAAACTGCTGGGCCGCGCCACCAAGGACGCCGATATCGTTTGCGTGGGTGATGGCATTGTCCTGGCCAATAAAGTGGCCGACCGCTTCCAGCCCCGGCCCACGGTCAGCTTTTTCAAGAACTTCGGTACGGCCCAGATAAAAATAGAAGACTGGGAGATCGAATTTGTAGGCGCCCGCAAAGAAAGCTACCGCTACCATAGCCGTAACCCTGAAGTAAGCCCCGGTACCCTCAAGGACGACCAGGACCGGCGGGATTTTACCATCAACGCCCTGGCCATCAGTCTCAATGAAACAGATTACGGTAAACTGCTGGACCCCTTCCAGGGACTGGCTGACCTGGAGAAAAAGCTGATCCGCACACCGCTGGATCCTGCCCAGACCTTCAGCGACGATCCCCTGCGCATGATGCGGGCCATCCGCTTCGCCTGCCAGCTGCAATTCACCATTGAGCCTGCCGTATTCCAGAGCATCAAAGACAATAAGGACCGGATAAAGATCATTTCCCAGGAACGCATCACCGATGAGCTGAACAAGATCCTGGCCAGTACCAGGCCCTCCATCGGGCTTGACCTGCTGTACCAGTCGGGCCTGCTGCAGCTGATCTTCCCCGCCCTGGTAGACCTGGCCGGCGCCGAATATATAGATGGTCACGGCCATAAAGATAATTTTTACCATACCCTCCAGGTAGTGGACAATATAGCCGACAATACCCGGGATCTCTGGCTGCGCTGGGCCGCCCTGCTGCATGATATAGCCAAGCCCGCCACCAAGAAGTTTGAACCAGGACATGGCTGGACCTTCCACGGTCATGAAGTAGTGGGCGCACGAATGGTGCCCAAAATTTTCAATAAGCTCAAACTGCCGCTCAACGAAAAAATGCGGCTGGTCAAAAAACTGGTGGAACTGCACCTGCGGCCTATCAGCCTGACCAAAGAGAATATAACGGATTCTGCCATCCGAAGACTGCTTTTTGATGCCGGCGACGATATTGAATCCCTGATGCTGCTCTGCGAGGCCGATATCACCTCCAAGAACAAGCAGAAGGTAAAACGCTACCTGGATAATTTTGAACTGGTGCGGGAGCGATTGAAAGCCGTGGAAGAAAAAGACCGCATCCGCAACTGGCAGCCACCCGTGACCGGTGAAATGATCATGGAGATTTTCGGGCTTTCCCCCTGTAAGACCGTGGGCGATCTGAAGAATGCCATCCGGGAAGCCATCCTGGATGGGGAAATCCCCAATGAGTACACCGCGGCCTATAATTATATGATGAAAAAAGCCGATGAAATGGGCTTACAGCCTGTCAGATAA
- a CDS encoding PDDEXK nuclease domain-containing protein encodes MTGISYIQEIKDILAQARKRTYAMVNAAMVEAYWQIGRRIVEEEQQGKERAAYGEAILKELSKALTVDFGRGFSYANLRNFRQFYLTYPDQQICYTVCSKLPWSHNRLIMRIISPDARNYYLQEAAEQNWSVRTLERNIDTFYYQRLLSSKTPTQTPLRDKDRQHPRDFIKDPFVFEFLDIPEPDQASETQIEEALVRNLQQFLLEMGKGFSLVGRQYRISTEGEHYFIDLVFYNYVLRCFVLADLKVGKLTHQDIGQMDMYRRMFDDLKRSPKDSPTIGIVLCTEKSDTVVRYSIINDDKNLFAAKYMSCLPTEAELAAEIEREKRKLQTKRESSL; translated from the coding sequence ATGACAGGTATCAGTTATATCCAGGAGATCAAAGACATCTTAGCCCAGGCCAGAAAAAGGACCTATGCCATGGTCAATGCGGCCATGGTGGAAGCTTATTGGCAGATAGGGAGAAGGATTGTTGAAGAGGAGCAGCAGGGAAAGGAAAGAGCGGCGTATGGAGAAGCGATTTTGAAAGAGCTTTCAAAAGCACTGACAGTAGATTTCGGAAGAGGTTTTTCTTATGCTAACTTACGGAATTTCAGGCAGTTCTATTTAACCTATCCTGATCAGCAGATTTGCTACACAGTGTGTAGCAAATTGCCATGGAGCCACAACAGACTGATTATGAGAATCATAAGTCCAGACGCCAGGAATTATTATTTGCAGGAAGCGGCTGAGCAAAATTGGAGCGTCCGCACATTGGAGCGCAATATTGATACCTTCTATTACCAGCGGTTATTGTCTTCCAAAACACCCACACAAACGCCCCTCAGGGATAAGGACCGGCAGCATCCCCGGGATTTCATCAAGGATCCTTTTGTATTTGAGTTCCTGGATATCCCTGAGCCTGACCAGGCTTCGGAAACGCAAATAGAAGAAGCCCTTGTCAGGAACCTGCAGCAATTCCTGCTGGAAATGGGCAAAGGTTTTTCCCTTGTTGGCCGGCAGTACCGGATCAGTACAGAAGGGGAACATTATTTTATTGACCTGGTGTTTTATAATTACGTGCTACGCTGTTTTGTTCTGGCCGACTTGAAGGTAGGAAAACTCACCCACCAGGATATTGGCCAGATGGATATGTACCGGCGTATGTTCGACGACCTGAAGCGATCTCCCAAAGACAGCCCTACCATCGGTATAGTCCTTTGCACGGAAAAAAGCGACACTGTGGTCAGGTACTCTATTATTAATGATGACAAGAACCTGTTTGCCGCAAAATACATGTCCTGCCTGCCTACGGAAGCAGAACTGGCCGCTGAAATTGAAAGAGAGAAGCGGAAACTGCAAACCAAACGTGAGTCTTCATTGTGA